One genomic segment of Pongo pygmaeus isolate AG05252 chromosome 19, NHGRI_mPonPyg2-v2.0_pri, whole genome shotgun sequence includes these proteins:
- the ZNF594 gene encoding zinc finger protein 594, whose amino-acid sequence MKEWKSKMEISEEKKSARAASKKLQRQITQECELVETSNSEDRLLKHWVSPLKDAVRHLPSQESSIREMHIIPKKAIVGEIGHGCNEGEKILSAGESSHRYEVSGQNFKQRSGLTEHQKIHNINKTYECKECGKTFNRSSNLIIHQRIHTGNKPYVCNECGKDSNQSSNLTIHQRIHTGKKPYICHECGKDFDQSSNLVRHKQIHSGGNPYECKECGKAFKGSSNLVLHQRIHSRGKPYLCNKCGKAFSQSTDLIIHHRIHTGEKPYECYDCGQMFSQSSHLVTHQRIHTGEKPLKCNECEKAFRQHSHLTEHQRLHSGEKPYECHKCGKTFSGHTAFLKHQRLHAGEKLEECEKTFSKDEELREEQRIHQEEKAYWCNQCGRNFQGSSDLIRHRVTHIGEKPYECKECGKTFNQSSDLLRHHRIHSGEKPCVCSKCGKSFRGSSDLIRHHRVHTGEKPYECSECGKAFSQRSHLVTHQKIHTGEKPYQCNECGKAFRRRSLFIQHRRIHSGEKPYECKECGKLFMWRTAFLKHQSLHAGEKLECEKTFSQDEELRKEQRIHQEEKAYWCNQCGRAFQGSSDLIRHQVTHTGEKPYECKECGKTFNQSSDLLRHHRIHSGEKPYVCNKCGKSFRGSSDLIKHHRIHTGEKPYECSECGKAFSQRSHLATHQKIHTGEKPYQCNECGNAFRRHSLLIQHRRLHSGEKPYECKECGKLFMWCTAFLKHQRLHAGEKLEECEKTFSKDEELREEQRTHQEDKVYWCNQCSRTFQGSSDLIRHQVTHTREKSYECKECGKTFNQSSDLVRHHRIHSGEKPYVCNKCGKSFRSSSDLIKHHHVHTGEKPHECSECGKVFSQRSHLVTHQKIHTGEKPYQCTECEKAFRRHSLLIQHQRLHSGEKPYECKECGKLFMWRTAFLKHQRLHAGEKLEECEKTFSQDEELRGQQRTHQEEKAYWCNQCGRNFHGSSDFIGHQVTHTGEKPYECKECGKTFNQSSDLVRHHRIHSGEKPYVCNKCGKSFRGSSDLIRHHRVHTGEKPYECPECGKAFSQNSHLVSHQRIHTREKPFECSNCGKAFSGRTAFLKQTPETSHWKGI is encoded by the coding sequence ATGAAGGAGTGGAAATCAAAGATGGaaatttctgaagaaaagaaGTCAGCAAGGGCTGCATCCAAAAAACTCCAAAGACAGATCACCCAGGAATGTGAGTTAGTTGAAACCAGTAATTCTGAGGACAGATTATTGAAGCACTGGGTAAGCCCTTTAAAGGATGCAGTGAGACATCTCCCTTCCCAAGAGAGCAgtatcagggaaatgcatattATCCCCAAGAAAGCCATTGTGGGAGAGATTGGCCATGGATgtaatgaaggagaaaaaatacTTTCTGCAGGAGAAAGCTCCCATAGATATGAGGTTAGTGGCCAAAACTTCAAACAGAGGTCAGGATTAACTGAACATCAGAAAATTCATAACATAAATAAGacctatgaatgtaaggaatgtggaaaaaccTTCAACAGGAGTTCAAACCTGATcatacatcagagaattcatacaggAAATAAACCATATgtgtgtaatgaatgtgggaaagacTCTAATCAAAGTTCAAATCTTACtatacatcagagaattcatacaggAAAGAAACCTTATATATGTCATGAATGTGGAAAAGACTTCGATCAGAGCTCCAATCTGGTGAGACATAAGCAAATTCACAGTGGTGGGAATCCCTATGAGTGCAAAGAGTGTGGGAAGGCTTTTAAGGGAAGCTCAAACCTTGTCTTGCACCAGAGAATCCACAGTAGGGGGAAGCCATATTTATGCAATAAATGTGGGAAGGCTTTCAGTCAAAGCACAGATCTTATTATACATCacagaattcacactggagagaaaccctatgaatgttaTGACTGTGGACAGATGTTCAGTCAAAGTTCACACCTTGTCacacatcagagaattcacactggagagaaacccctcaaatgtaatgaatgtgaaaAAGCCTTCAGGCAGCATTCTCACCTTACTGAACACCAGAGACTCCAcagtggagagaaaccctatgaatgtcaCAAATGTGGGAAGACCTTCAGTGGGCACACAGCTTTTCTTAAACATCAGAGATTGCATGCTGGAGAGAAACTTGAAGAATGTGAGAAAACCTTCAGCAAGGATGAGGAGCTTAGGGAAGAGCAGAGAATTCACCAGGAAGAGAAAGCTTATTGGTGTAATCAGTGTGGTAGGAATTTCCAGGGCAGCTCAGATCTCATCAGACATCGGGTAACTCATATAGGAgagaaaccatatgaatgtaaagaatgtgggaaaaCTTTCAATCAGAGCTCAGACCTTCTGAGACATCATAGAATTCACAGTGGAGAAAAACCTTGTGTATGTAGCAAATGTGGGAAATCTTTTAGGGGTAGCTCAGATCTTATTAGACACCATCGtgttcatactggagagaaaccctatgaatgtagtgagtgtgggaaagcctttagccAGAGGTCACACCTTGTTACACACCAGAAAAtccatactggagagaagccctatcagtgcaatgaatgtgggaaagccttcaggcGGCGTTCCCTCTTTATTCAACATCGGAGAATTCATAGTGGTGAGAagccctatgaatgtaaggaatgtgggaagctCTTCATGTGGCGCACGGCTTTCCTCAAACATCAGAGCCTGCATGCTGGAGAGAAACTTGAATGTGAGAAAACCTTCAGCCAGGATGAGGAGCTTAGGAAAGAGCAGAGAATTCACCAGGAAGAGAAAGCTTATTGGTGTAATCAGTGTGGTAGGGCTTTCCAGGGCAGCTCAGACCTCATCAGACATCAGGTAactcatacaggagagaaaccatatgaatgtaaagaatgtgggaaaaCTTTCAATCAGAGCTCAGACCTTCTGAGACATCATAGAATTCACAGTGGAGAAAAACCTTATGTATGCAACAAATGTGGGAAATCTTTTAGGGGTAGCTCAGATCTTATTAAACACCATCgtattcatactggagagaaaccctatgaatgtagtgaatgtgggaaagccttcagtcaGAGGTCACACCTTGCTACACACCAGAAAAtccatactggagagaagccctatcAGTGCAATGAATGTGGGAATGCCTTTAGGCGGCATTCCCTCCTTATTCAACATCGGAGACTTCATAGtggtgagaaaccctatgaatgtaaggaatgtgggaaactCTTCATGTGGTGCACGGCTTTCCTCAAACATCAGAGACTGCATGCTGGAGAGAAACTTGAAGAATGTGAGAAAACCTTCAGCAAGGATGAGGAGCTTAGGGAAGAGCAGAGAACTCACCAGGAAGATAAAGTTTATTGGTGTAATCAGTGTAGTAGGACCTTCCAGGGCAGCTCAGACCTCATCAGACATCAGGTAACTCATACAAGAGAGAAATCatatgaatgtaaagaatgtgggaaaaCTTTCAATCAGAGCTCAGACCTTGTAAGACATCATAGAATTCACAGTGGAGAAAAACCTTATGTATGCAACAAATGTGGGAAATCTTTTAGGAGCAGCTCAGATCTTATTAAACACCATCAtgttcatactggagagaaacctcaTGAATGTAGTGAATGTGGGAAAGTCTTTAGCCAGAGGTCACACCTTGTTACACACCAGAAAAtccatactggagagaagccctatcAGTGCACTGAATGTGAGAAAGCCTTCAGGCGGCATTCTCTCCTTATTCAACATCAGAGACTTCATAGtggtgagaaaccctatgaatgtaaggaatgtgggaaactCTTCATGTGGCGCACGGCTTTCCTCAAACATCAGAGACTGCATGCTGGAGAGAAACTTGAAGAATGTGAGAAAACCTTTAGCCAGGATGAGGAGCTTAGGGGACAGCAGAGAACTCACCAGGAAGAGAAAGCTTATTGGTGTAATCAGTGTGGTAGGAATTTCCACGGCAGCTCAGACTTCATTGGACATCAGGTAactcatacaggagagaaaccatatgaatgtaaagaatgtgggaaaaCTTTCAATCAGAGCTCAGACCTTGTGAGACATCATAGAATTCACAGTGGAGAAAAACCTTATGTATGCAACAAATGTGGGAAATCTTTTAGGGGTAGCTCAGATCTTATTAGACACCATCGtgttcatactggagagaaaccctatgaatgccctgaatgtgggaaggccttcagTCAGAACTCACACCTTGTCAGTCATCAAAGAATTCATACCAGAGAGAAACCATTTGAATGTAGCAACTGTGGTAAGGCCTTCAGTGGGCGGACAGCTTTTCTTAAACAAACACCAGAAACTTcacattggaaaggaatttga